In Helianthus annuus cultivar XRQ/B chromosome 8, HanXRQr2.0-SUNRISE, whole genome shotgun sequence, a single genomic region encodes these proteins:
- the LOC110871934 gene encoding protein BCCIP homolog has translation MPRKPTRRAHLQKAQPAFSRLARSMALLTSARKAKPQNNNSTVHRKVPTNSTDEHDTKKSKSKRKEPHSSSEDEDFEGVVQADFAFFDPKPDDFHGVKVLLQTYLDNKEWDLSSFVDLILQQTTVGTVIKIEDDEDNGIYGFVSALNLHRYKDCKCMMEVKEFLLKMCQDSDKKDKLKSYFGERAAHVGLLVSQYVVNLPPQLLPPLYDGLFDEITWATEDEPTEEFRKSFRFKYYLLVSKVYKHKGDQKKKVGSSNEEDVIYLKPEDEIFHNLSAWSFCFPLRGQQVTTNELKNYQPMGLVMAVEATRVSSFKQQLHSLIDES, from the exons ATGCCGCGCAAGCCAACAAGAAGAGCCCATTTGCAGAAGGCTCAGCCCGCTTTCTCTCGTTTGGCCCGTTCTATGGCCTTACTTACGTCTGCCCGCAAGGCGAAACCGCAGAATAACAATTCCACGGTGCACCGAAAAGTTCCTACCAACTCCACAG ATGAACATGATACtaaaaagtcaaagtcaaagaggAAAGAGCCACATTCGTCGTCTGAAGACGAGGATTTTGAG GGAGTTGTACAAGCCGATTTTGCGTTCTTTGACCCGAAGCCCGATGATTTCCATGGAGTAAAGGTCTTGTTGCAGACTTATTTAGATAATAAAGAATGGGATTTAAGCAGCTTTGTAGACTTAATCTTGCAACAAACTACCGTCGGAACCGTAATAAAGATAGAAGACGATGAAGATAACGGAATTTACGGTTTTGTTTCTGCTCTTAACTTGCATAGATACAAG GATTGTAAATGTATGATGGAAGTGAAGgagtttttattaaaaatgtgTCAAGATAGTGACAAAAAGGATAAGTTGAAATCTTATTTTGGAGAAAGAGCAGCACATGTCGGTCTTCTGGTCTCGCAATATGTCGTGAATCTGCCACCTCAGCTTTTACCACCGTTGTATGATGGTCTCTTCGATGAAATCACCTGGGCTACCGAAGATGAG CCGACAGAGGAGTTTAGGAAGTCGTTCCGCTTCAAATATTATTTATTGGTCAGCAAAGTATACAAG CATAAAGGAGAccagaaaaagaaagttggtagCTCAAATGAAGAAGATGTAATTTACTTGAAGCCAGAAGATGAAATATTTCATAAT CTCAGTGCATGGTCCTTCTGCTTTCCATTGCGCGGTCAACAGGTCACCACCAACGAG CTTAAAAACTACCAACCAATGGGTTTAGTCATGGCTGTTGAAGCGACACGCGTCTCAAGTTTCAAACAACAGCTGCATTCATTAATCGACGAATCATAA